One window from the genome of Ascaphus truei isolate aAscTru1 unplaced genomic scaffold, aAscTru1.hap1 HAP1_SCAFFOLD_392, whole genome shotgun sequence encodes:
- the LOC142483913 gene encoding LOW QUALITY PROTEIN: E3 ubiquitin/ISG15 ligase TRIM25-like (The sequence of the model RefSeq protein was modified relative to this genomic sequence to represent the inferred CDS: inserted 1 base in 1 codon; deleted 2 bases in 1 codon) codes for MASAGLREELTCPICLSTYTQPVMLRYGHNFCQGCIGSVWDSQGGSGLYTCPECRAEFQERPALQRNLKLCNIAERFLSTQPEQEEAVIFCTYCVTSSVPAAKTCLHCDASLCDIHLERHSKSEEHVLSEPTTSLKNRKCPVHKKLLECYCTEDAACICVSCWVFGEHRXESLNEASEKKKEKLRHVLEKLTSVREETEKRSQSLQEHRREAQEKAAGVTARVTALIRDIREQLEVLEKRVLSEITRWEEQVSFRVSDLIQQLEIKKDELSRKMLHIEELSNITDPLTVLQGRESDNADFCDAEEGDNEDREREGNKVPALGDLYEVLIPLTLQRFADIVTDLSKERFYVQGDSGILLDVNTAFNHVSVSGDLKTASWSVTDQLRPDTPERFVSYSQVLSTRSFSSGQHYWEVEVSDSGDWDVGISYPSIEREGRQSIIGDNKKSWCLCVRDNDHSVIHDSIQTLINSESPVQRLGIYLDYEAGRLSFYQLCDPIRHLHTVTATFTEPLHAAFCVWGNGWVRIRS; via the exons ATGGCGTCTGCTGGTCTGAGAGAGGAGCTAACCTGCCCCATCTGCCTGAGCACTTATACCCAGCCTGTAATGCTGAGATATGGGCATAACTTCTGCCAGGGCTGTATTGGGAGTGTGTGGGATTCCCAGGGGGGATCTGGACTTTATACCTGTCCTGAATGCAGAGCAGAGTTTCAGGAGCGTCCtgcactgcagaggaacctgaAGCTGTGTAACATAGCGGAGCGTTTCCTTTCTACTCAGCCGGAGCAGGAGGAGGCTGTGATCTTCTGCACTTACTGTGTTACCTCCTCTGTACCCGCTGCTAAAACATGTCTGCATTGTGACGCCTCCCTGTGTGATATTCACCTAGAGAGACACAGCAAGTCAGAGGAACACGTCTTATCTGAGCcaaccacctccttaaagaaCAGGAAATGTCCCGTCCACAAGAAGCTCTTGGAGTGTTACTGCACTGAGGATGctgcctgtatctgtgtgtcctgctgggtgtttggggagcaca tggagTCGCTGAATGAGGCCTctgagaagaagaaggagaaacTGAGACATGTTCTGGAGAAACTGACCTCAGTGAGAGAGGAGACTGAGAAAAGATCCCAGAGTCTGCAGGAACACAGGAGAGAAGCGCAAGAAAAAGCAGCTGGGGTAACAGCCCGAGTCACTGCCCTGATTAGGGACATCAGGGAACAGCTGGAAGTCCTAGAGAAGCGAGTCCTGAGTGAGATCACCAGGTGGGAAGAGCAGGTTTCTTTCCGAGTCTCTGATCTAATCCAGCAGCTGGAAATAAAGAAGGACGAGCTGTCCAGGAAGATGCTTCACATTGAGGAGCTGAGCAACATCACTGATCCATTAACTGTCTTACAGGGACGGGAATCAGACAATGCTGACTTCTGTGATGCTGAGGAGGGAG ATaatgaggacagagagagagagggtaataaGGTCCCTGCTCTAGGGGATTTGTATGAGGTTCTGATCCCACTGACCTTACAGAGATTCGCTGATATTGTGACTGATCTA AGCAAAGAGCGGTTCTATGTGCAGGGGGATTCAGGCATATTACTGGATGTAAATACAGCGTTTAATCATGTATCTGTATCAGGTGACCTGAAAACTGCATCCTGGTCAGTAACAGACCAGTTACGCCCGGATACACCAGAGAGATTTGTGTCTTATAGTCAGGTTTTAAGCACCAGGAGTTTTTCCTCAGGACAACATTACTGGGAGGTGGAGGTCAGTGACTCAGGGGACTGGGATGTAGGGATTTCCTATCCCAGTATAGAAAGGGAAGGACGTCAGTCCATCATAGGAGATAATAAGAAGTCCTGGTGTTTGTGCGTGCGGGATAATGATCATTCAGTGATACATGACTCAATACAAACACTGATAAACTCCGAGTCTCCCGTGCAGAGATTAGGAATATACCTGGACTATGAGGCTGGGCGGCTGTCCTTTTATCAGCTGTGTGACCcgatcagacacttacacaccgtCACTGCCACCTTCACTGAGCCTCTTCATGCTGCGTTCTGTGTATGGGGTAATGGCTGGGTCAGAATCAGGAGCTAG